A single window of Streptomyces xanthii DNA harbors:
- a CDS encoding LacI family DNA-binding transcriptional regulator, protein MKRPTARDVAELAGVSRAAVSFVFSGRAQGNLSAETQRRIREAADELGYRPDEVARSLRGRRTGVIGMLSDEIATSPFAGRMVLGAMEAARARGHQILLLESRRDPAAEAEAIAELRARRVDGLVYASMELRTTEVPAGVDPARTVLANCLPREAGSYAAVVADERAGGRRAVDALIAAGHRDIALLGGAVGNIAAEDRARGFTDGMSAAGLEVREAWMLRAGWQIDEGYAAALRVLGEAERPTGVVCANDRVAAGVLLAAARLGIAVPEALSVVGYDDQDHMADRLVPALTTVALPHHAMGAAAVDALLDAVERDEPVATGDVVRLPCPLVERASVAKPGGA, encoded by the coding sequence GTGAAGCGTCCGACCGCCCGTGACGTGGCGGAGCTCGCCGGTGTGTCCCGTGCCGCCGTGTCCTTCGTCTTCAGCGGACGCGCCCAGGGCAACCTCTCGGCCGAGACGCAGCGTCGCATCCGCGAGGCCGCCGACGAGCTCGGCTACCGGCCCGACGAGGTGGCGCGGTCGTTGCGCGGACGGCGCACCGGGGTGATCGGGATGCTCAGCGACGAGATCGCCACCAGCCCGTTCGCCGGGCGCATGGTGCTGGGCGCGATGGAGGCGGCACGCGCGCGTGGGCATCAGATCCTGCTCCTGGAGTCGCGCCGGGACCCGGCCGCGGAGGCCGAGGCGATCGCCGAGCTGCGGGCCCGCCGGGTCGACGGTCTGGTGTACGCGTCGATGGAGCTGCGCACGACGGAGGTGCCGGCGGGGGTCGATCCGGCGCGCACGGTGCTCGCCAACTGCCTGCCGCGCGAGGCGGGTTCGTACGCGGCCGTGGTGGCCGACGAACGGGCGGGCGGGCGCCGCGCGGTGGACGCGCTGATCGCCGCGGGGCACCGTGACATCGCGCTGCTGGGCGGGGCGGTGGGCAACATCGCGGCGGAGGATCGCGCGCGCGGCTTCACCGACGGGATGAGCGCGGCCGGTCTGGAGGTGCGCGAGGCCTGGATGCTGCGGGCCGGCTGGCAGATCGACGAGGGGTACGCGGCGGCGCTGCGGGTGCTCGGTGAGGCGGAGCGTCCCACCGGGGTCGTGTGTGCGAACGACCGGGTGGCGGCCGGGGTGCTGCTGGCGGCGGCCCGGCTGGGCATCGCGGTCCCGGAGGCGCTGTCGGTGGTGGGCTACGACGACCAGGATCACATGGCCGACCGGCTCGTCCCCGCGCTCACCACGGTCGCCCTTCCTCATCACGCGATGGGGGCGGCGGCGGTGGACGCGCTGCTCGACGCGGTCGAGCGGGACGAGCCGGTGGCCACGGGCGACGTGGTCCGCCTCCCGTGTCCCCTGGTCGAGCGGGCATCGGTGGCGAAGCCCGGCGGGGCCTGA
- a CDS encoding gluconeogenesis factor YvcK family protein, with amino-acid sequence MTGRTLRLTSRLRSRRTTPARGRGATPKVVALGGGMGLSASLAALRRITGDLTAVVTVADDGGSSGRLRDELGVLPPGDLRKALAALCGDDDWGQTWSRVIQHRFQSPGEMNGHAVGNLLIVALWEQLGDHVQALDLVGKLLGAHGRVLPMSAVPLELQALVKGHDPDRPDDIDTVRGQATVALTPGEVQSVHLVPHDPPAVPEAVAAVLDADWVVLGPGSWFSSVIPHLLVPELLDALVETKARRVLSLNLAPQPGETEGFSPQRHLEVLGRHAPKLALDVVLADEAAVPDRESLTDAAKERFGAAVELAPVARPDGTPRHDPELLAAAYDRIFRMHGRIGPWR; translated from the coding sequence ATGACGGGACGTACGCTGCGGCTCACCAGCCGGCTGCGCAGCAGGCGCACCACACCGGCCCGCGGCAGGGGCGCGACGCCCAAGGTCGTCGCCCTCGGCGGGGGCATGGGCCTGTCCGCGTCGCTGGCCGCCCTGCGCCGCATCACGGGTGACCTCACAGCGGTCGTGACGGTCGCCGACGACGGCGGCTCCAGCGGGCGCCTGCGCGACGAGCTGGGCGTGCTGCCGCCCGGCGACCTGCGCAAGGCCCTCGCGGCCCTGTGCGGCGACGACGACTGGGGCCAGACCTGGTCCCGCGTCATCCAGCACCGCTTCCAGTCGCCGGGGGAGATGAACGGGCACGCGGTCGGCAATCTCCTGATCGTCGCCCTGTGGGAGCAGCTCGGCGACCACGTCCAGGCCCTGGACCTGGTCGGCAAGCTGCTCGGCGCGCACGGGCGCGTGCTGCCCATGTCGGCGGTGCCGCTGGAGCTCCAGGCCCTGGTCAAGGGGCACGACCCGGACCGCCCGGACGACATCGACACCGTCCGCGGGCAGGCCACGGTCGCGCTCACACCGGGCGAGGTGCAGTCCGTGCACCTGGTGCCGCACGACCCGCCGGCCGTCCCGGAGGCGGTCGCCGCGGTGCTCGACGCGGACTGGGTGGTGCTCGGCCCGGGATCCTGGTTCTCCTCGGTGATCCCGCACCTGCTCGTGCCCGAACTGCTGGACGCGCTGGTCGAGACGAAGGCCCGCCGGGTCCTCTCGCTGAACCTCGCGCCGCAGCCCGGAGAAACCGAAGGGTTCTCACCGCAGCGTCATTTGGAGGTTTTGGGACGACACGCCCCTAAACTCGCCCTGGACGTGGTGCTGGCCGACGAGGCCGCCGTGCCCGATCGTGAGTCCCTCACCGACGCCGCCAAGGAGCGCTTCGGTGCCGCGGTCGAGCTGGCGCCGGTGGCCAGGCCCGACGGAACTCCGAGGCACGATCCGGAGCTGTTGGCCGCCGCGTACGACCGTATTTTTCGGATGCATGGAAGGATCGGCCCATGGCGATGA
- the uvrC gene encoding excinuclease ABC subunit UvrC, whose product MADPSSYRPQPGQIPDSPGVYRFRDEHRRVIYVGKAKSLRQRLANYFQDLANLHPRTRTMVTTAASVEWTVVSTEVEALQLEYSWIKEYDPRFNVKYRDDKSYPYLAVTMNEEFPRVQVMRGQKKKGVRYFGPYGHAWAIRDTVDLLLRVFPVRTCSAGVFKNAARTGRPCLLGYIGKCSAPCVGRVSPDEHRELAEEFCDFMAGRTGTYIRRLEKDMTAAAEEMEYERAARLRDDIEALRKAMEKSAVVLADATDADLIALAEDELEAAVQIFHVRGGRVRGQRGWVTDKVEAVTSGDLVEHALQQLYGEESGDAVPKEVLVPALPDPVEPIQTWLTERRGSNVSLRIPQRGDKKALMETVHRNALQALALHKTKRASDLTTRSRALEEIAEALDLDSAPLRIECYDISHLQGDDVVASMVVFEDGLARKSEYRRFQIKGFEGQDDVRSMHEVITRRFKRYLAAQEKSAEWSDTELDDDEGPVESRLTEDDGRPKKFAYPPQLVVVDGGQPQVAAARRALDELGIDDIAVCGLAKRLEEVWVPGEDDPVVLPRTSEGLYLLQRVRDEAHRFAITYQRSKRAKRFKAGPLDDVPGLGDARKQALIKHFGSVKRLRSATIDQICEVPGIGRKTAETILAAFAQAAPAAPAVNTATGEILEDEEQTPAGATDAPTGGGPVTAGTPEERRGQEP is encoded by the coding sequence ATGGCCGACCCCTCCAGCTACCGCCCCCAGCCGGGACAGATTCCCGACTCCCCGGGGGTGTACAGGTTCCGCGACGAGCACCGCAGGGTGATCTACGTCGGAAAGGCGAAGAGCCTGCGCCAGCGCCTGGCGAACTACTTCCAGGACCTGGCGAACCTGCACCCGCGCACCCGCACGATGGTCACCACGGCCGCGTCCGTGGAGTGGACGGTGGTGTCCACGGAGGTCGAGGCACTCCAGCTGGAGTACTCCTGGATCAAGGAGTACGACCCGCGGTTCAACGTGAAGTACCGCGACGACAAGAGCTACCCGTACCTCGCCGTGACGATGAACGAGGAGTTCCCCCGCGTCCAGGTGATGCGCGGCCAGAAGAAGAAGGGCGTCCGCTACTTCGGCCCCTACGGCCACGCCTGGGCGATCCGCGACACGGTCGACCTCCTCCTGCGCGTCTTCCCCGTCCGCACCTGCTCCGCGGGCGTGTTCAAGAACGCGGCCCGCACCGGCCGCCCCTGCCTGCTCGGCTACATCGGCAAGTGCTCCGCCCCGTGCGTCGGCCGCGTCAGCCCGGACGAGCACCGTGAACTCGCCGAGGAGTTCTGCGACTTCATGGCCGGCCGCACCGGCACGTACATCCGCCGCCTGGAGAAGGACATGACGGCCGCCGCGGAGGAGATGGAGTACGAGCGGGCGGCCCGCCTGCGCGACGACATCGAGGCGCTGCGCAAGGCCATGGAGAAGAGCGCCGTCGTCCTCGCCGACGCCACCGACGCCGACCTCATCGCCCTGGCCGAGGACGAGCTGGAGGCCGCCGTCCAGATCTTCCACGTCCGCGGCGGACGGGTGCGCGGCCAGCGCGGCTGGGTCACCGACAAGGTGGAGGCCGTCACCAGCGGCGACCTCGTCGAGCACGCGCTCCAGCAGCTCTACGGGGAGGAGAGCGGGGACGCGGTCCCCAAGGAAGTGCTCGTCCCGGCGCTGCCCGACCCCGTGGAGCCCATCCAGACCTGGCTCACCGAGCGCCGCGGGTCGAACGTGTCCCTGCGCATCCCGCAGCGCGGCGACAAGAAGGCCCTCATGGAGACCGTGCACCGCAACGCGCTGCAGGCACTGGCCCTCCACAAGACGAAGCGCGCCTCCGACCTCACCACGCGCTCGCGCGCCCTGGAGGAGATCGCCGAGGCCCTCGACCTGGACAGCGCCCCGCTGCGCATCGAGTGCTACGACATCTCGCACCTCCAGGGAGACGACGTCGTCGCGTCCATGGTCGTCTTCGAGGACGGCCTCGCCCGAAAGAGCGAGTACCGCCGCTTCCAGATCAAGGGCTTCGAGGGGCAGGACGACGTCCGCTCCATGCACGAGGTCATCACCCGCCGCTTCAAGCGCTACCTGGCCGCCCAGGAGAAGTCCGCCGAGTGGTCCGACACCGAGCTGGACGACGACGAGGGCCCTGTCGAGTCGCGGCTCACCGAGGACGACGGCCGGCCGAAGAAGTTCGCCTACCCGCCGCAGCTCGTCGTCGTGGACGGCGGCCAGCCGCAGGTCGCGGCGGCCCGGCGGGCCCTGGACGAGCTGGGCATCGACGACATCGCGGTGTGCGGCCTCGCCAAGCGCCTCGAAGAGGTCTGGGTCCCCGGCGAGGACGACCCGGTGGTCCTGCCCCGCACCAGCGAGGGCCTCTACCTCCTGCAGCGCGTCCGCGACGAGGCGCACCGCTTCGCGATCACCTACCAGCGCAGCAAGCGGGCCAAGCGGTTCAAGGCCGGTCCCCTGGACGACGTACCCGGACTGGGCGACGCGCGCAAACAGGCACTGATCAAGCACTTCGGTTCGGTGAAGCGGCTACGGTCCGCCACAATCGACCAGATCTGCGAGGTCCCGGGCATAGGCCGCAAGACGGCCGAGACGATCCTCGCGGCCTTCGCGCAAGCGGCACCGGCGGCGCCCGCGGTGAACACGGCCACCGGAGAGATCCTGGAAGACGAAGAGCAGACACCGGCCGGCGCGACGGACGCGCCGACCGGCGGGGGACCCGTCACCGCGGGCACCCCGGAAGAACGACGGGGGCAGGAACCATGA
- the rapZ gene encoding RNase adapter RapZ — protein sequence MSEHHPQNERGADMSTPGASDDKAGTDAPGTDTPGAAHHAEAPGVPEAAIPELVIISGMSGAGRSTAAKCLEDLGWFVVDNLPPALIPTMVELGARSQGNVARIAVVVDVRGRRFFDNLRESLADLESKNVTRRIVFLESSDEALVRRFESVRRPHPLQGDGRIVDGIAAERELLRELRGDADLVIDTSSLNVHELRAKMDAQFAGEEEPELRATVMSFGFKYGLPVDADLVVDMRFLPNPHWVPELRPFTGLNEEVSNYVFSQPGAKEFLDRYTELLQLIAAGYRREGKRYVTIAVGCTGGKHRSVATSEKLAARLAAQGVETVVVHRDMGRE from the coding sequence ATGAGCGAGCACCACCCACAGAACGAGCGCGGAGCGGACATGAGCACCCCAGGCGCCAGCGACGACAAGGCCGGGACGGACGCCCCCGGTACCGACACCCCCGGCGCGGCCCACCACGCGGAGGCGCCCGGCGTCCCCGAGGCCGCCATCCCCGAGCTGGTCATCATCTCCGGCATGTCCGGCGCGGGCCGCTCCACGGCGGCGAAGTGCCTGGAGGACCTCGGCTGGTTCGTCGTCGACAACCTGCCGCCGGCCCTGATCCCCACCATGGTGGAGCTCGGTGCCCGGTCCCAGGGCAACGTCGCGCGGATCGCCGTCGTCGTCGACGTCCGCGGCCGCCGCTTCTTCGACAACCTCCGCGAGTCCCTCGCCGACCTCGAGTCCAAGAACGTCACGCGGCGGATCGTCTTCCTGGAGTCCTCGGACGAGGCCCTCGTACGCCGCTTCGAGTCGGTGCGCCGCCCGCACCCCCTCCAGGGCGACGGCCGCATCGTCGACGGCATCGCCGCCGAGCGCGAACTGCTGCGCGAGCTGCGCGGCGACGCCGACCTCGTCATCGACACCTCCAGCCTCAACGTGCACGAGCTGCGCGCCAAGATGGACGCCCAGTTCGCGGGCGAGGAGGAGCCCGAGCTGAGGGCCACCGTCATGTCGTTCGGCTTCAAGTACGGCCTGCCCGTCGACGCCGACCTCGTCGTCGACATGCGCTTCCTGCCGAACCCCCACTGGGTCCCGGAGCTGCGCCCCTTCACCGGCCTCAACGAGGAGGTGTCGAACTACGTCTTCTCGCAGCCCGGCGCCAAGGAGTTCCTCGACCGCTACACGGAGCTGCTCCAGCTGATCGCGGCCGGCTACCGCCGCGAGGGCAAGCGCTACGTGACCATCGCGGTCGGCTGCACCGGTGGCAAGCACCGCTCCGTCGCCACTTCGGAGAAGCTCGCCGCCCGCCTCGCCGCCCAGGGTGTGGAGACCGTGGTCGTCCACCGGGACATGGGCCGCGAATGA
- the whiA gene encoding DNA-binding protein WhiA, with translation MAMTAAVKDEIARLPVTRTCCRKAEVSAILRFAGGLHLVSGRIVIEAELDTAMAARRLKRDILEIFGHSSELIVMAPGGLRRGSRFVVRVVAGGDQLARQTGLVDGRGRPIRGLPPQVVSGATCDAEAAWRGAFLAHGSLTEPGRSSSLEVTCPGPEAALALVGAARRLSIAAKAREVRGVDRVVVRDGDAIGALLTRMGAHESVLAWEERRMRREVRATANRLANFDDANLRRSARAAVAAGARVQRALEILADEVPEHLAAAGRLRMEHKQASLEELGALADPPLTKDAVAGRIRRLLAMADKRAQDLGIPGTESNLTEEMADNLAG, from the coding sequence ATGGCGATGACGGCAGCGGTGAAGGACGAGATTGCCCGGCTCCCCGTCACCCGGACCTGCTGCAGGAAGGCCGAGGTGTCGGCCATTCTGCGGTTCGCCGGCGGCCTCCACCTGGTGAGCGGCCGCATCGTGATCGAGGCGGAGTTGGACACCGCGATGGCCGCCCGGCGGCTCAAGCGCGACATTCTCGAGATCTTCGGACACAGTTCCGAGCTGATCGTGATGGCACCCGGCGGACTGCGCCGAGGCTCGCGCTTCGTCGTACGTGTGGTGGCGGGCGGCGACCAGCTGGCCCGGCAGACCGGACTCGTGGACGGCCGCGGCCGCCCGATCCGGGGTCTTCCGCCGCAGGTGGTCTCGGGGGCCACCTGCGACGCCGAGGCCGCCTGGCGCGGGGCGTTCCTGGCGCACGGCTCGCTGACGGAGCCGGGCCGTTCCAGCTCGCTCGAGGTGACCTGCCCGGGCCCGGAGGCCGCGCTGGCCCTGGTGGGCGCCGCCCGCCGGCTGTCCATCGCGGCGAAGGCCCGTGAGGTGCGCGGCGTGGACCGGGTCGTCGTCCGTGACGGCGACGCGATCGGCGCCCTGCTCACCCGTATGGGAGCCCACGAGTCGGTGCTGGCCTGGGAGGAGCGGCGGATGCGCCGCGAGGTCCGCGCCACGGCGAACCGGCTGGCGAACTTCGACGACGCGAACCTGCGCCGTTCGGCCCGCGCCGCCGTCGCCGCCGGGGCCCGCGTGCAGCGCGCCCTGGAGATCCTCGCCGACGAGGTGCCCGAGCACCTCGCGGCGGCCGGGCGGCTGCGCATGGAGCACAAGCAGGCCTCCCTGGAGGAGCTGGGCGCGCTCGCCGACCCGCCGCTCACCAAGGACGCGGTCGCGGGCCGGATCCGGCGGCTGCTCGCCATGGCGGACAAGCGTGCGCAGGACCTCGGCATCCCGGGCACGGAGTCGAACCTGACCGAGGAGATGGCGGACAACCTGGCGGGCTGA
- a CDS encoding phosphoglycerate kinase — MKTIEELLAESVDGKRVFVRADLNVPLADGLITDDGRIRAVLPTVKALADAGAKVIVASHLGRPKGAPDPQFSLLPAAERLAELLGKPVAFAQDTVGPAAHDAVNGLEPGQVAVIENLRFNAGETSKDDIERGEFADQLAALADVYVGDGFGAVHRKHASVYDLPKRLPHYAGYLIATEVGVLKKLTEDVKRPYVVALGGAKVSDKLAVIDQLLGKADRLLIGGGMAYTFLKAKGYEVGISLLQEDQIPAVTEYMERAEKNGVELVLPVDVLVSAEFPDLKGKTPANPTTVAADAIPADEEGLDIGPETRKLYASKLADAETVFWNGPMGVFEHPDYAEGTKAVAQALVEAPGFTVVGGGDSAAAVRTLGFDENAFGHISTGGGASLEYLEGKTLPGLAALED, encoded by the coding sequence ATGAAGACCATTGAGGAACTTCTCGCCGAATCGGTCGACGGGAAGCGGGTGTTCGTCCGCGCCGACCTCAACGTGCCGCTGGCCGACGGCCTGATCACCGACGACGGCCGCATCCGCGCCGTCCTGCCCACCGTCAAGGCCCTCGCCGACGCCGGCGCGAAGGTGATCGTCGCCTCGCACCTGGGCCGCCCCAAGGGCGCCCCGGACCCGCAGTTCTCGCTCCTCCCGGCCGCCGAGCGCCTTGCGGAGCTCCTCGGCAAGCCGGTCGCCTTCGCCCAGGACACGGTCGGCCCGGCCGCCCACGACGCCGTGAACGGGCTGGAGCCCGGCCAGGTCGCCGTCATCGAGAACCTGCGGTTCAACGCGGGCGAGACGAGCAAGGACGACATCGAGCGCGGCGAGTTCGCCGACCAGCTCGCCGCCCTCGCCGACGTCTACGTGGGCGACGGCTTCGGCGCCGTCCACCGCAAGCACGCCTCCGTGTACGACCTGCCGAAGCGGCTGCCCCACTACGCCGGATACCTCATCGCCACCGAGGTCGGCGTCCTGAAGAAGCTCACCGAGGACGTCAAGCGCCCCTACGTGGTCGCGCTCGGCGGCGCCAAGGTCTCCGACAAGCTGGCCGTCATCGACCAGCTCCTCGGCAAGGCCGACCGTCTCCTCATCGGCGGCGGCATGGCCTACACCTTCCTGAAGGCCAAGGGCTACGAGGTCGGCATCTCCCTCCTCCAGGAGGACCAGATCCCGGCCGTCACCGAGTACATGGAGCGCGCCGAGAAGAACGGCGTGGAGCTCGTGCTCCCGGTGGACGTCCTGGTCTCGGCCGAGTTCCCCGACCTCAAGGGCAAGACCCCGGCCAACCCCACCACCGTCGCCGCGGACGCCATCCCGGCCGACGAGGAGGGCCTGGACATCGGCCCCGAGACGCGCAAGCTGTACGCCTCGAAGCTCGCCGACGCCGAGACCGTCTTCTGGAACGGTCCGATGGGCGTCTTCGAGCACCCCGACTACGCCGAGGGCACCAAGGCGGTCGCCCAGGCCCTCGTCGAGGCTCCGGGCTTCACCGTGGTGGGCGGCGGCGACTCCGCCGCGGCCGTCCGTACCCTGGGCTTCGACGAGAACGCTTTCGGCCACATCTCGACCGGCGGCGGCGCCTCCCTCGAGTACCTCGAGGGCAAGACGCTTCCCGGTCTCGCCGCACTGGAGGACTGA
- a CDS encoding glycoside hydrolase family 32 protein, giving the protein MPAGRRKSAAGNTAAAGGARSLSRRAALLSAGSTALAAAALPSRPAAAAPKAAGLGSFRAAYHLTVPDNWKNDPQRPIWVNGQYLYYYLYNADYLTGSEGTAWRLATSTDLVRYRDEGVAVPKDVIPAGDVWSGSAVVDEKNTAGFGAGAVIALITMEPDAGTASQAQYLWYSTDHGRTFTSHSDDPVLPNPGGKDFRDPKVLWDEARGRWVAALAEGHKIGLYTSADLRSWTYRSGFTRDDLGTLECPDLFEIRAADGTAHWILAASANGTQRGLPATYAYWTGDFDGTAFSPDATEPQWLDHGPDFYAAVTCEKRAADGTVDPAARYAFAWTNNWTYPHNTPTLVADGFNGTDSLTRELTLERAGDGTYHLASRPAPALDRYATGTKKLGDVTVDGSKALDVTGTSYEIRARLRWTPGTTENLGFQLRKAPGGLRHIDVGVYVAGGFAYVNRGGTITPGGPAETHTPVDAAAGSLDVRVFVDHTTVELFVGDGRHVHTHQAFPLPGDDRIALYSSGGPAVFEDLRVITYDLG; this is encoded by the coding sequence ATGCCCGCCGGACGCAGGAAGAGCGCGGCCGGGAACACCGCCGCGGCCGGCGGCGCGCGCTCGCTGAGCCGGCGCGCCGCGCTGCTGTCCGCCGGCTCCACCGCCCTCGCGGCCGCCGCACTGCCGTCCCGCCCCGCGGCCGCGGCACCGAAAGCGGCCGGTCTCGGCAGCTTCCGCGCCGCCTACCACCTCACCGTTCCCGACAACTGGAAGAACGATCCGCAGCGCCCGATCTGGGTGAACGGCCAGTACCTGTACTACTACCTCTACAACGCCGACTACCTCACCGGATCCGAGGGCACCGCCTGGCGCCTCGCCACCAGCACCGACCTCGTCCGGTACCGCGACGAGGGGGTCGCCGTCCCCAAGGACGTCATCCCCGCCGGTGACGTCTGGTCGGGCAGCGCGGTCGTCGACGAGAAGAACACCGCCGGGTTCGGTGCGGGCGCCGTCATCGCGCTGATCACCATGGAGCCCGACGCCGGCACCGCCTCCCAGGCCCAGTACCTCTGGTACTCCACCGACCACGGCCGCACCTTCACCTCCCACAGTGACGACCCGGTGCTCCCCAACCCCGGGGGCAAGGACTTCCGCGACCCCAAGGTGCTGTGGGACGAGGCCCGCGGACGCTGGGTCGCGGCCCTCGCCGAAGGGCACAAGATCGGCCTGTACACCTCCGCCGATCTGCGCTCATGGACGTACCGCAGCGGCTTCACCCGCGACGACCTCGGCACCCTGGAATGCCCGGACCTGTTCGAGATCCGGGCCGCGGACGGCACCGCGCACTGGATCCTCGCGGCCTCCGCCAACGGCACCCAGCGCGGCCTGCCGGCCACGTACGCCTACTGGACCGGCGACTTCGACGGCACCGCCTTCAGCCCCGACGCCACCGAACCCCAGTGGCTCGACCATGGCCCCGACTTCTACGCGGCCGTCACCTGCGAGAAGCGCGCCGCCGACGGCACCGTCGATCCCGCCGCCCGGTACGCCTTCGCCTGGACCAACAACTGGACCTACCCGCACAACACGCCGACCCTCGTCGCCGACGGCTTCAACGGCACCGACTCCCTCACCCGTGAACTCACCCTGGAACGCGCGGGCGACGGCACCTACCACCTCGCCTCCCGGCCCGCCCCGGCCCTCGACCGCTACGCCACCGGCACGAAGAAGCTCGGTGACGTCACCGTCGACGGCAGCAAGGCCCTCGACGTCACCGGCACCTCCTACGAGATCCGCGCCCGGCTCCGCTGGACACCCGGCACGACCGAGAACCTCGGCTTCCAGCTCCGCAAGGCGCCCGGCGGACTGCGTCACATCGACGTCGGCGTGTACGTCGCCGGCGGCTTCGCCTACGTCAACCGCGGCGGCACCATCACCCCGGGCGGCCCCGCCGAGACCCACACCCCCGTCGACGCCGCCGCCGGCTCCCTCGACGTGCGCGTCTTCGTCGACCACACCACCGTCGAACTGTTCGTCGGGGACGGCCGCCACGTCCACACCCACCAGGCCTTCCCGCTCCCCGGCGACGACCGCATCGCGCTCTACTCCTCCGGCGGCCCGGCCGTCTTCGAGGACCTGAGGGTCATCACGTACGACCTGGGCTGA
- the tpiA gene encoding triose-phosphate isomerase: MTAPVEGRTPLMAGNWKMNLNHLEAIAHVQKLAFALADKDYEAVEVAVLPPFTDLRSVQTLVDGDKLKIKYGAQDLSAHDSGAYTGEISGSMLAKLKCTYVAIGHSERRQYHAETDEIVNAKVKAAYKHGLTPILCVGEELDVREAGDHVSHTLAQVEGGLKDLPAEQAETIVIAYEPVWAIGTGKVCGADDAQEVCAAIRGKLAELYSQDAADKIRIQYGGSVKSGNVAEIMSKPDIDGALVGGASLDTDEFVKIVRFRDQ; this comes from the coding sequence ATGACTGCTCCCGTAGAGGGCCGCACGCCGCTGATGGCGGGCAACTGGAAGATGAACCTCAACCACCTCGAGGCCATCGCGCACGTCCAGAAGCTCGCCTTCGCGCTCGCCGACAAGGACTACGAGGCCGTCGAGGTCGCCGTCCTGCCGCCGTTCACCGACCTGCGCTCCGTGCAGACGCTCGTCGACGGCGACAAGCTCAAGATCAAGTATGGCGCCCAGGACCTCTCGGCGCACGACTCCGGTGCCTACACCGGCGAGATCTCGGGCTCCATGCTCGCGAAGCTCAAGTGCACCTACGTCGCGATCGGCCACTCCGAGCGCCGGCAGTACCACGCCGAGACCGACGAGATCGTCAACGCGAAGGTGAAGGCCGCCTACAAGCACGGCCTGACCCCGATCCTGTGCGTCGGCGAGGAGCTGGACGTGCGTGAGGCGGGCGACCACGTCTCGCACACGCTCGCCCAGGTCGAGGGCGGTCTCAAGGACCTGCCCGCCGAGCAGGCCGAGACGATCGTCATCGCCTACGAGCCCGTGTGGGCCATCGGCACCGGCAAGGTCTGCGGCGCCGACGACGCGCAGGAGGTCTGCGCGGCGATCCGCGGCAAGCTCGCCGAGCTGTACTCCCAGGACGCCGCCGACAAGATCCGTATCCAGTACGGCGGCTCGGTCAAGTCCGGTAACGTCGCGGAGATCATGTCCAAGCCGGACATCGACGGTGCCCTCGTGGGCGGTGCCTCGTTGGACACCGACGAGTTCGTCAAGATCGTCCGGTTCCGCGACCAGTGA
- the gap gene encoding type I glyceraldehyde-3-phosphate dehydrogenase: protein MTIRVGINGFGRIGRNYFRALLEQGADIEIVAVNDLGDTATTAHLLKYDTILGTLKQPVSHTADTITVGEHTIKVLSERDPADIPWGDLGVDVVIESTGIFTKREDAAKHLAGGAKKVLISAPAKDEDITIVMGVNEDKYDPAKHDVISNASCTTNCVAPMAKVLDENFGITKGLMTTVHAYTNDQRILDFPHKDLRRARAAAENIIPTTTGAAKATALVLPQLKGKLDGLAMRVPVPTGSVTDLVVELDREVTKDEVNAAFEKASQEGPLEGKLYYTADPIVSSDIVSTPASCTFDSLLTMAEGKTVKIIGWYDNEWGYSNRLVDLTVFVGSQL from the coding sequence GTGACGATCCGCGTAGGCATCAACGGCTTTGGCCGCATCGGTCGCAATTACTTCCGCGCACTTCTCGAGCAGGGTGCGGACATCGAGATCGTGGCTGTCAACGACCTGGGTGACACCGCGACGACCGCACACCTGCTCAAGTACGACACGATCCTCGGCACGCTGAAGCAGCCCGTGTCCCACACGGCCGACACCATCACCGTCGGCGAGCACACCATCAAGGTGCTGTCGGAGCGCGACCCCGCCGACATCCCGTGGGGCGACCTGGGCGTCGACGTCGTCATCGAGTCGACCGGCATCTTCACCAAGCGCGAGGACGCCGCCAAGCACCTCGCCGGTGGCGCGAAGAAGGTCCTCATCTCGGCCCCGGCCAAGGACGAGGACATCACGATCGTGATGGGCGTCAACGAGGACAAGTACGACCCGGCCAAGCACGACGTGATCTCGAACGCGTCGTGCACCACGAACTGTGTGGCGCCGATGGCCAAGGTCCTCGACGAGAACTTCGGCATCACCAAGGGCCTGATGACGACCGTCCACGCGTACACGAACGACCAGCGCATCCTGGACTTCCCGCACAAGGACCTGCGCCGCGCCCGCGCCGCCGCGGAGAACATCATCCCGACCACGACCGGTGCCGCCAAGGCCACCGCCCTGGTCCTCCCGCAGCTCAAGGGCAAGCTCGACGGCCTCGCCATGCGCGTCCCGGTCCCGACCGGCTCGGTCACCGACCTGGTCGTCGAGCTGGACCGCGAGGTCACCAAGGACGAGGTCAACGCCGCGTTCGAGAAGGCCTCCCAGGAGGGCCCCCTCGAGGGCAAGCTCTACTACACGGCCGACCCGATCGTGTCCTCGGACATCGTCTCGACGCCCGCCTCCTGCACCTTCGACTCCCTGCTGACCATGGCCGAGGGGAAGACGGTCAAGATCATCGGCTGGTACGACAACGAGTGGGGCTACTCGAACCGCCTCGTCGACCTGACGGTCTTCGTCGGCAGCCAGCTCTGA